CAAGCCTATAGCCGCTTGATTGTGCGTGGGAGTATTTTGGTAGTTagcaaaatattttattttcttgtatttgGTCATTATAAGTTCTCTTCAAGCATTCTGATGTTTCCTTTCCTTCGGTAACTTATGAAAATGCTCATCATGCTACTTACAAGGGGTGAATGGTCGGTGGAATGGTGAGCTAGTTCACTTGTATAGGTAAGCATGCTTGCCATCAATATAAGAGAAGCATTATACACTCACTCATTGCCTTGTGTGTTGCACTTGCTATTGTGCTGCTTGCTTGGTGCTTGTATAATATGAATATTGGGTGTTTGTTGCCTACTCCGTACTAGCGAGTGCCGCAAAGtggtttctttaatttctgacCTTCATGCAAgggcttgtagctcaagtgatcTTAAGAGTATTTAACCGTGCACAATGTACTAGGTTCGATTCCTCCCTCCAATatcatttgtttttataaaaaaaaaaattttccaGACCTTCATCACTGTTGGGCTAGCAGGATCCACTTCAATCACTCAATTCCATGTGTCAGGATAATACCGAGTTTGGACGTACCGTATGTCCAGTGCACTACACGCAATCCTTTTCTCCCAAAAGAAAAGCGACACAATTACTACACGAATCTCCACGCAAGCGTTATACActttaaaaaacacaaatacagaaacaaaataaaaaatctcccGCCATCCCTAAAACATTTGTAAACCCTCAAAAACCAGGAATCTCATCGAATTTTGATCCTGGTTGAAGATTTAGATCGGGAAAATGGAGCTGACGGTGGTAGATCTGAGCTTGTACTTGGGATCGAAGGGCGAAGTGAAGGAGTTGTGCGGCGAGGTGAGCCGGAGTCTGAGAGAAACAGGTGCTCTGTTGGTCAAGGACCCCAGATGTACGGCCGAGGACAACGATCGCTTCCTCGATATGATGGAGAGGTACTTCGATAGACCGCCGGATTTCAAGCGACTCCAGGAGAGGCCCCAATTGCATTACCAGGTGGGTTCTGTTTGGTTCccgagaaaatgaaaaactgttGCCTAGAtatcagaaaaatgaaaatttgaatttctttataataaaaaaaattgaaatttgaagccCAATTCTTTGCTTACTGATTGGTGGCTTATCTGggttctcttttgtttttaattatctatttcttttgatttgtGGTGGGAATTGGATTGTTGTTGCTCAAAACTTGAAATGGGGATAACATCACAGGTTGGGGTGACACCAGAGGGTGTGGAAGTGCCAAGAAGCCTTGTTGATGAAGAAATGCAggagaaattgaaagaaatgcCCAAAGAGTTCCAGCCATCCATTCCCAAGGGGGCAGATCGCAAATGGCGATACATGTGGAGAGTGGGTCCTCGACCATCAGAAACCCGCTTTCAGGTCTCATTCTTTGTTTCCCTTTAGATATTCACTTTGCACTCATATGTATTGACTGTTTTAATTAAATGCTATATTCTACTTgccatgatgatgatggttatGTTATTCTTGTTTTCTAGGAACTTAATGCAGAGCCGGTCGTACCCGAGGGGTTTCCTGAATGGAAAGATACCATGGATTCATGGGGTTACAAGATGATATCCGCAATAGAGGTGAGccattaatttgatttttcagCTTGCTCATACCACTTGCTTGTTTTGCATATTATCTAATATTCTTCATGTAATTTAtgcctctctttcttttcaggCTGTTGCTGAAATGGCTGCCATTGGGTTTGGCTTGCCAAAGGATGCATTCACTTCTCTTATGAAGCAGGTGACCAATGATTGCCAATTGAAACTTACATTCATGTCTCTATGACTTTCTGCCACTAGTGGTGGGCAGCGGTattgaaatcaaataatgGAATCATGATTACTGGTGGCCTACTCTGACAGTAGTTGCCTATATCCATCACTTTTCTTATCTTTAGCCACTGTGACCACCTGTGTCCCCAAATTTGTGTGGCATTCTGTTGAATGCCTTTTGTATTGCTCCATAATGCCACTATTATTTTATCTTATTACACTTCTcagttttgtctttttttcttacaaagatgaatttggggtgggcATATTCTTCAACCACGTTATAGTCTTATTAAATACATTGGCTTGTGATAGGATATAGAGCATGTATTTTGTCTCCATGCTGCATTTTCGACAATCACCAACTTCTGAATTGAGTATCTAGAATCTCTTCCTTTCCATTTGCCAATTTCCTGGCTAAGTTCATGTGATATGTGCTAAGTACCCTTTCTTTGTGAACCCAGGGACCACACCTTCTAGCCCCAACAGGAAGTGACCTTCGGCATTATGGCCAGGAGGGTACTGTGTTTGCAGGATATCACTACGACCTTAACTTTCTAACCATTCATGGCAGAAGTAGATTTCCAGGTCTGAATATCTGGCTAAGAAATGGGCAAAAAGTTGAAGTGAAGGTTCCTGTAGGATGTCTTCTCATTCAGACTGGGAAGCAGGTAAGAGCATTTTTGACCATTGTGCTTAGTAGTTATGCAATAGTTTACAAGTTAATATGGTGGCTTTCATGGGAAAGCAATTTGGATTTCAGTTGCATCAATTAAATAACACGTTATACATATAAGGTTTATGCACATCttttggtaaaaaaataaaataaaacacgtgCGAAACATTTGATTAGTTGTGCTTAGTGtaccccccccaaaaaaaaaaaaaaagaagtgctacaaataaaacaaatattaggcgtgttaatttttaattcaagTTCCCTGTTTGATTGGAATGGCTGTTTTTAGGTTGGTTGGCTATGGCACGTGTTGCATTTTAAATCTTTAAGCTAATTGTATTCCATTCACACAAATTTTCATGTGCAGATAGAGTGGTTGACTGCAGGAGATTGCATAGCTGGAATGCATGAAGTTGTTGTAACAAGCAGGACAGTTGATGCAATCAAACTAGCAACGGAGCAACATCGCTTACTTTGGAGAGTATCTTCTACAGTGAGTGAAGCTAGTCATTTTGTTGTCACTGTTACCGTTTCGTTCTTCTACTTTTAGTTGGCATTTTAAAAGAGATTTACATAAATAAGATTTCTCGATGCATCGTATACTTATATGTGACATTTCTCGCGGTGTAGTTGTTTGCCCACATAGCATCCGATGCTGTGTTAAAGCCCTTAGGTCGCTTTGCAGAATCCTCGCTTGCCAGTAAATATCCGGCGATTTATGCAGGAGAGTTTGTTGAACAGGAGCTTGCAGTAATCAATCTCAAAGGAAACAAAGGAGAACTTTGATAACCTGTAATATGTGAAAATCATAACTTGTTATGTCAATGATATGAAATGCATTTGAAGAGGCCTTCGGGAATGACATGAGTTGTAATAAAGATGGTTGGGATTGATGATTATTCACTGTGGCCACACACATGAGGAAAGATTGGGGAATTATATTCTCATTTACTGACTTTCTGTTCTTCCTCCAgcaagaaaatttgtacaattTCTTTGGATtctcaaatcaaatatatatttctgaTTTGTTAGTCATGCTTaactattttgttttggtacaTTGTGCtcacatattttgattttcacCAAAAGTTGTCAAATGTGCTCGAAAGCAATTTCCTTGAGAATCATGCATTCAATTGAACACGAAAATTATCTTCTTGAATACTTCAAATGTTGTGAACTTATGATCATGACGCAAGTCTGGATTTGCTCCTAACTGATTTTGTATTCTGAGTTGCTATGGTGTAgcatcaattttatttttgtccttgTAGTTTAAAACTTCATAATCGTATATACTTTTCTTAGTAATTTCAAATTGGTCTTATCACGTACTCTTAAATACTAACTTGGAGCTAATTATCCgatattaatattttggatGGTCACACTTTGAAATCTTTTGAAAGGTAGTTTAGGAGGTTTTCTGAGCCATTTTGTAGTTTGCTACATGTTCTTGCTTAATAGGTTTCAAGAAATTGATTGAAGTAAAGCATTATAGCATTAAAGCTAGAAGCGCATTGTTTTTGGCCTCTACATATGCAAACAATGAGAAAGTAGGTGCCTTCGATTTATTTTAACTAGAGCTTCTTTGCTAATGCATTTGAAACATGCAAAGAGTCATGAAATTTGAGTTTAACAACTGCTCCACCAGCACACCAAATGTATTTTTGGCTGGTTTTTATGCACATATCATCAGTGGCAGAGCTGGCGACAATGGCATCATATAGGTGTGACCTTTGGGTAGGATGTACCTGCATGATGGCATGACCCTCATCATAATGTCCTATATATTTGAATTCGGGACATCTTCTCTGTAATTAATCTCAgctcaaattaattaagatgAGGCTAATCACTATGACTCTTCCAGTTTTGGTGGTTATGTTAGTTTTGACAGGTTTGGTGGATCAAGGGGAGGGCACCATGTGCGCAAGCACCTTCTTCTCGTCTATTGTTCAGCTAATACCTTGCAGAGCAGCAGTTGTTCCTTTTAGCCCCATCCCACCAAGTGAGACTTGCTGCAATGCCCTCAAAGCTCTTGGCCAGCCTTGCCTATGTGTGCTTGTCAATGGCCCTCCGATTTCTGGCGTCGATCGTACCATGGCAGTGCAGCTCCCAGAGAAGTGCACTGTCAACTTTGAACCATGTACTCTCTAGCTCCTCTCTGTTACTTAACACAATAGtgctaaaaaaaaagtaggttCCTGAAGCAATATTTTTCACCCATTTGAACTAATATATTGTATAATGACTTTTactatatatgtttatattgaACCTGCTTGTTTATTGGTAATATTGTAAGAATCTTTAGCggggttaaaaaaaaagagaaaagaagaaaacgaaCATCTTTCCCTTGTGTATTTCTGAAAATTTATAATTGATGAATctggtgttttgttttctctgaTGCAGGTGAAATCATGAATTAAAGAAGTTGAAGCATAGAGCTGAGGAGTATTCTGGAATAAGTGTCTTGGAGTTATAGGGATCCTTTTGgttgtttaatatttaatgCTGCTGTTAATAAGAGGCTGTATTTTTAGAACTTGAGATTATGCAGTGAACCCCTtgggttttaatttgatttctgaTGTAATAGATTActagtttattttaataactacgtattatttacttgataaaaaaaaaaacaaaagcatgtATTATTTACTTGTTCCTTTTACCTGGATATCCCTTTTGgtaattctaattttttttcttctcatcatcaTTGCTTTTCCCCCTACTTTCTAAGTGATTATGCCAGTTGGCCGAGGCATCCCTTAGAGTTGATGACATGCAGCAATCAAATTTGACTCTTTTTACACAATCTAGAGATATTGTAGTCTCTATTCTTGACTTTATTTACACgagaaaaaaaaccataattCTTTTTTGGCATCAGTGAAGAGATCTTGTAAATGCTGCAATATCTTCATTCTTGCAATTACCTCTTGTCAAGAAAACATTTGTGACAAAGGGAATTAATTGCTCATAATGAGTCCATAATCCATATGCctaagttattattattattttttatacaagtgatattgaaGAATGAGAAAATCGAACCTAGAATCTCTCATGAGATATATGTCTAAACTTATTTGGCATATAAAATTGACACCAATCTCCGCCAACATTCGCGGGCTTGACTAAAATGGTTCTGCATCCAAATTGGATTTCAGCTGAAAATTCAGCCTTCTTATTAACTATCCAAGGGGTTATACGTGACTGGCGTTCCTCTTGCAAAATTCATCAGTCAAACGGATCAACAATCGGGGTTATATATTGGCACCTCGACGAGGTCTGCTGCTCACACTGGTCAACTAAACCTAAAGTCATAATTGAACATCTGTAATAGTATGGCCTAAGAATTAACAACATTATCTATCCTAACAAATCAGAATTCAGTGAGTGACTTTTGTCCAAACTAATACAAGTCTCCAGTGATCTAATCAGTGTTCTGCTCTGAATCTAATTACCTAGTTGCTCAAACTTGTTGGAAGCCATGAGCCCCATGACTGATTTCCAGTACTACTTCATCTGCTTGATCCTCTTGTTGACGCTCGATACACACCGAGTCCATCTGCCCAATAAAAACTCAACACGTATGCCTCGTGCACTGCGCTAGAGGAAACGAGTAAATTTACCCTCGGTCTTGGACTCCCTGGAAATATTCAAGAGGATTCAAATCAGCCACGTAGATGACAAAACCCCATTTGACTGCTGACTCATCATACCTCATAAAGCGTGTCTAGGTCCTTTCGAAAGTCAGGTGTAAACCACCCGGATCGCCACCTCACCAGATGGGAATGCCACTGTGCGCGACAGGCCACTTTGCCCACTCCCGCCCCTAGTGGAAATACGAAGAGGTCATCATGAGCAGAGGACGTGGACTAACCCCAGCCACCCATCATCTGACAGATCTGATGTGACATAAACGGCTCGGTTCCGAGCCGAGCTGGCCGTCTTGTAATTTAATTCGTTTGGTTCCCCTATAAATGGAGCAAGGATTTTTGTAAAAAGAGAGATTGAGATCCCTCCCGAAAGAATGgaataagaagaaaagtcTTGTCATTTGccatatattattttcctcCTTAAAGCTCTTTTCCCTTTGAAACCACTTTAAAATAACTGTACTCCTTTGTGTTAACCACTTGAATATTTGTGGTTCAAATATTTGGCGCCTTCTGTGGGAAACCACACTCAAAGGTTACGTGTTAGCTACTCTACTACCGATGAAGGGAATCTCTACCCCTGGCACTCCCGATCAAAGAAGTACGAAATGCCAGAGagcagaaaaacaaagaattagCACCCTTGAAGCCAAAGTTGAACTGCTCCTTAACAGGGCCGATACCATGCAAGATCTAAATAGAACTCTCCAGGACCCCAACGAGCACTTAGAAAAGTAGCAGATCGGTCTCCAGGCGAACCTATGGAAAGCCTAGAAAAGGGCCACCAGGGATTCAAGTAGTACCAGGCGGGTGGAAAGGTGCCTGTTTGGCAAAGAGTCAGCGTCAACTCCTATGCCTCAAACTAACAACTCTAGACTCAGTCCTGCCCCCGAGGGTATCAACCCGGAAGAAGACGCCCTCGTAAAACTCATCCTGCGCAAAGGAAAGGGCCACGTTGCTTAGACTGACAACCTCGTCGCCCCCTAGGGAGGCCGACCTAAGAGCGGCGATGAAGGCCATGATCAAAGGTGAAATGGGAAGTGTCTGGGACAGGCTTGGTAAGGTCGAAAAGACCCACAACTTGCTCGTCCGCTATTTTTTCGAGGATGAAATCCCTCTCCCCTACACTAAGGAACTCCTCGAGGTAGTTGTCGTCGGTGAAACGAAGGCACCGAAAATTGCCCTCTACGAAGGACTTACAGACCCCACATGACCACATTGACAGTTTCCACTATGCAATGGAAGGAAGGTGGGCAAACGAGGCCACCAGATGCAGACTCTTCCTGACCACCCTGAAGGGAGCCGCCTTGAACTGGTTTAAATGGCTAAACCCCGAATCCATCAGCTCATTCGTCTACGATCATATCAAGCCAGTTGTACACTACCAATGATATCTTGTTCgtaaaatagaaaacaaacgAGTCTCTGCGGGATTATATCACCCGTTTCAATAACGAGTATGCTCGCTGCGAGGGCTGCGACAATGCTACGGCTCACAATGCCCTCATGGGAGGGTTTCAGGGAGAAAGCTTCTTTTCTACCTCACTCAAAACCCCACCCCCTCCCCCCGAGATGTATAAAGACCTCTTCCGAGAGCAGACCACGAGCGCCGAACCCTCTCATCACACCCAGGACTCGCGAAAAGGGAatccataaaagaaaaaaatcgaCAATAGAAACACATCGATCAGTGGAACGTCCTCGAGCGCTACCCAAGTTATACGCCTTTGAATACTAGCAAAGGGGACATCCTAGCAATCGCCGAGAAAGAGGTACCAGCTCCGTGCCAGGGTCGAAATGAATACATAAGGAAATGAGATGAAGCTCGGTACTGCAAGGTACCAGCACACGTTTAGCCACTTAACGGAAGATTGCTACCAATTGAAGGAAGAAATCGAAGCGTTGGTGAACTCATGCTTCGGTCTCTCAAAAACTAATATCCATAATCGGGGGAGGCCCCTCACTGGGTGGAGACACCAACAAGTCCAGGAAGCGATACGCTCGATCGCTTGGCCAGACAACCAACAAAGCCCTCTCCATCTGTGATGTAGCGCGACCCTCTAAACGAGCTAGGAACGGCGACGAGGAacccatcatttttagcccgGATGACGACCATACTTCTCAACCTCATAGTGATCCGCTGGTAATCTCTATTGGTATCACAAACTGAGACATAACTCGAGTCCTTATCGATAAGGGGAGTTCCTCCAATCTCATCATCGCGCCCGTATTCAACCAGCTCTGAATAAAATCGAGCGTTACTGGATAAAAGGACACCCTCGCTCTATGCCTTTGGAGGGGCCCAGGTACAACCCCACAACAATATACACCTTGACCTAACCATAGGAGACTCTGTAAGTGCTAGTCGGCTTAATATCACATTGTTACCAGCGTCAGCCATCCATCGACCAGACGTTGCCCTTAGCTACAGACCCCATATTCACGATTGACCTCTCACGATCACGACCGACATAGCACGGCAAGACGCCCCCTATGTCATGTTGAAAAAACAGAGCCTAGTTAATATTTTGTTCTCTCCCGTGATCTCCAGACTCAGATTAGAGTCTAGGGTGCTCGCTCCCTACCACCAAGTGCTGCATGCTTTTGACGGCACGAGGGTGCGCGTCTTCGGCTGCATCAACCTCCTCGCCTTGATTGGGCTGTTTCCGGCATAGGCTGGAACGGTGGCAGACTTCATGGTGGTTGACCATCCAAGCCTTGCCCGAGCTGGGTCATGCGCGCTGGAGCTGGCTTCCAAGCCTAGGGCCCCCCTCCTGCCTAGGCTAGCCCCTGGTGGTGGACTTGGTCTTATACAACTCTACTAATTCCCAGGTCTTGTTCTTCCTGATACCACTTGTTATACTTTAAGCCGGAACAAGAACTAAAAtaatgaacaaagaaaaggagCACAAACAATTTAAAGGTTCCTCCAATATAGGAGTACCTGCAATGAAACCTTTTATTAAACTCAATGAAAGAGAACTAACAAACTCTCAATGGCTCTCAAAATCATAAACAGATGCCTCACTCTCCAATATCAGACTGCTCCTAAGATAATCTATTTATACTAAATTGATGACAACCAAATCCTACTATACATAGGAAACCAAAAACTAAACTAAGAATCCAAGACCAACTTGAAAGCTTGCGTCCAAACCTCCCAAACATATTACAACTTGGATTCCTAACTTAGCTAGGAATACATAATCGATTTCATACCAAACTTCAACAAGTTGTTCAGAGAATGGTGAGGAAGCTGAAAAATAAGAGGTCACCTTGTAATGCCGAACACCATGCTTGTTTAAGTCATTAGTCAAGCTCATAGCAGCTTGATTGTGTGTGGGAGCATTTTGGTAGTTagcaaaatattttattttcttgtatttgGTCATTATAAGTAACTCTTCAAGCATTCTgatgtttccttttcttccatAACTTATGAAAATGCTCATCAAGAGGTGACTAGTCGGTGGAATGGTGAGCTAGTTCACTTGTATAGATAGGTAAGCATGCTTGCCATCAATATAAGCCAATCACTCATTGTCCTGTGTGTTGCACTTGCTATTGTGCAGCTTGCTTGATGCttgtataatattaatattgggTGTTTGTTGCCTACCCAGTACTAGAAGTGCCACTAAGtggtttctttaatttccGACCTTCATGTAAGGAGTTGTAGTTCAAGtggtcttaaaagtatttaaccaTGTATTAAGTTGGATTCCTCCCCTTTGTATCAAAACCTTTCCAGACCTTCATCAATGTTGAGCTGGCAGGATCCACTTCAGTCACTCAATTCCACGTGTCAGGATAATACCGAATTTGGACGTATCGTATGTCCAGTGCACTACACGCAATCCTTTTCTCCCAAAAGAAAAGCGACACCATTATTACACGAATCTCCACGCAAGCGTTATTGtacagaaacaaaataaaaaatctcccGCCATCCCTAAATCATTTGTAAACCCTGTAAAACCAGGAATCTCATCGAATTTTGATCCGGGTTGAAGATTTGGATCGGGAAAATGGAGCTGACGGTGGTAGATCTGAGTTTGTACTTGGGATCGAAGGGCGAAGTGAAGGAGTTGTGCGGCGAGGTGAGCCGGAGTCTGAGAGAAACAGGTGCTCTGTTGGTCAAGGACCCCAGATACACGGCCGAGGACAACGATCGCTTCCTCAATATGATGGAGAGATACTTCGATAGACCGCCGGAATTCAAGCGACTTCAGGAGAGGCCCCAATTGCATTACCAGGTGGGTTCTGGTTGGTTCccgagaaaatgaaaaactgttGCCTAGAtatcagaaaaatgaaaaattgaatttcgttatatcaaaaaaaattgaaaattgaagccCAATTCTTTGATTACTGATTGGTGGCTTATCtgggttttcttttgattttaattgtctatttcttttgatttgtGGTGGGAATTGGATTGTTGTTGTTCAAAACTTGAAGTGGGGATAAGATTACAGGTAGGGGTGACACCAGAGGGTGTGGAAGTGCCAAGAAGCCTTGTTGATGAAGAAATGCAGGAGAAATTGAAAGAACTGCCCAAAGAGTTCCAGCCATCCATTCCCAAGGGGGCAGATCGCAAATGGCGATACATGTGGAGAGTGGGTCCTCGACCCTCAGAAACCCGCTTTCAGGTCTcattctttgttttcctttaGATATTTACTTTGCACTCATATGTATTGACTGTTTTAATTAAATGCTATTATTCTACTTgccatgatgatgatgattatgtTATTCTTGTTTTCTAGGAACTTAACGCAGAGCCGGTCGTACCCGAGGGGTTTCCTGAATGGAAAGATACCATGGATTCATGGGGTTACAAGATGATATCCGCAATAGAGGTGAGccattaatttgatttttcagCTTGCTCATACCACTTGCTTGTTTTGCGTATTATCTAATATTCTTCATGTAATTTAtgcctctctttcttttcaggCTGTTGCTGAAATGGCTGCCATTGGGTTTGGCTTGCCAAAGGATGCATTCACATCTCTTATGAAGCAGGTGACCAATGATTGCCAAGTGAAACTTACATTCATGTCTCTATGACTTTCTGCCACTAGTGGTGGGGCGGCGGTattgaaatcaaataatgGAATCATGATTACTGGTTGCCTACTCTGACAGTAGTTGCCTACATCCATCAGTTTCCATTCTATCTTCTATATCCATCACTTTTCTTATCTTTAGCCACTGCGACCACCTGTGTCCCCAAATTTGTGTGGCATTCTGTTGAATACCTTTTGTATTGCTCCATAATGCCACTATTATTTTATCTTATTACACTcctctattttgtttttttttcttacaaaGATTAATTTGGGGTGGGCATATTCTTCAACCACTTTATAGTCTTATTAAATACAGTGGCTTGTGATCGTATATAGAGCATGTATTTTGTCTCCATGCTGCCTTTTCGACAATCACCAACTTCTGAATTGAGTATCTAGAATCTCTTCCTTTCCATTTGCCAATTTCCTGGCTAAGTTCATGCGATATATGCTAAGTACCCTTTCTTTGTGAATCCAGGGACCACACCTTCTAGCTCCAACAGGAAGTGACCTTCGGCGTTACGGCCAGGAGGGTACTGTGTTTGCAGGATATCACTACGACCTGAACTTCCTTACCATTCATGGCAGAAGTAGATTTCCTGGTCTGAATATCTGGCTAAGAAATGGGCAAAAAGTTGAAGTGAAGGTTCCTGTAGGATGTCTTCTCATTCATGCTGGGAAGCAGGTAAGAGTATTTTTTACCATTGTGCTTAGTAGTTTTCCAATAGTTTACAAGCTAGTTGACCCCCTGGATATGGTGGCTTTTATGGGAAATCAATTTGGATTTCAGTTGCATCAATTAAATATGACGCAGCACACGTAACAAAGGGTTTCAAGCGAAACCTTGAGTAACAATAAAAACTGGATTCCAccagaaaattaagagaagcTCTCTAGGaataatgttattaaaaaCTGAGTTGCCAGAAACGTTAGACAAACCTGTCTAAATACACAATTCTCAACAACCCTCAACCCTTCAACTACTAGGGGAGTTATtacataaaactgaaaaaacaggattaatttggagtcttAATAACGTAACTCCTAAACTGTccaaaacagaatttattggaaaattaaCTACCAAACTTTAACTGCagttttggaaggccaaacgACCTCAGAATGCCAAAATCCATCTTATGTCACGACAAAGCTGTGAGTTACACTCGTGGCGTCGTTCCCTTTCCGAAATGGTATTTTGCGTCCTAACCGGAGCTTGGACGACAAATCTGCATATTCCCACTACGTCCTTTTTCTAGTTCAACCGCGATAAAATCTGCCATCTGGTCTACATCAGTCCCCTCCACCTCCGAGGAACTCGACCCCGAGTTATGATTTGGATAAAGGACCTCATCTTCACGGAACTCATATAAATCTgcaacattaaaaatattggaTATTCCCATGGAATCCGGTAACTCAATAACATAGGCATTGTCATTGATCCGTTTGAGCACTTTGTAAGGaccatatttttttggtttaagctTGCTATATGTGCCTGCTGGAAACCTCTCCTTCCTCAGAAATATCATCACAGAATCGCCTTCTTGAAATACTTTAACTCGCCTATGCCTATCTGC
Above is a window of Prunus persica cultivar Lovell chromosome G2, Prunus_persica_NCBIv2, whole genome shotgun sequence DNA encoding:
- the LOC18785836 gene encoding uncharacterized protein LOC18785836 — its product is MELTVVDLSLYLGSKGEVKELCGEVSRSLRETGALLVKDPRCTAEDNDRFLDMMERYFDRPPDFKRLQERPQLHYQVGVTPEGVEVPRSLVDEEMQEKLKEMPKEFQPSIPKGADRKWRYMWRVGPRPSETRFQELNAEPVVPEGFPEWKDTMDSWGYKMISAIEAVAEMAAIGFGLPKDAFTSLMKQGPHLLAPTGSDLRHYGQEGTVFAGYHYDLNFLTIHGRSRFPGLNIWLRNGQKVEVKVPVGCLLIQTGKQIEWLTAGDCIAGMHEVVVTSRTVDAIKLATEQHRLLWRVSSTLFAHIASDAVLKPLGRFAESSLASKYPAIYAGEFVEQELAVINLKGNKGEL
- the LOC18785371 gene encoding protein LIM1, which codes for MRLITMTLPVLVVMLVLTGLVDQGEGTMCASTFFSSIVQLIPCRAAVVPFSPIPPSETCCNALKALGQPCLCVLVNGPPISGVDRTMAVQLPEKCTVNFEPCEIMN
- the LOC18786930 gene encoding uncharacterized protein LOC18786930; the protein is MELTVVDLSLYLGSKGEVKELCGEVSRSLRETGALLVKDPRYTAEDNDRFLNMMERYFDRPPEFKRLQERPQLHYQVGVTPEGVEVPRSLVDEEMQEKLKELPKEFQPSIPKGADRKWRYMWRVGPRPSETRFQELNAEPVVPEGFPEWKDTMDSWGYKMISAIEAVAEMAAIGFGLPKDAFTSLMKQGPHLLAPTGSDLRRYGQEGTVFAGYHYDLNFLTIHGRSRFPGLNIWLRNGQKVEVKVPVGCLLIHAGKQIEWLTAGDCIAGMHEVVVTNRTVDAIKLAKEQHRLLWRVSSTLFAHIASDAVLKPLGRFAESSLASKYPAIYAGEFVEQELAVINLKGNRGEL